A single window of Coffea eugenioides isolate CCC68of chromosome 7, Ceug_1.0, whole genome shotgun sequence DNA harbors:
- the LOC113778353 gene encoding uncharacterized protein LOC113778353 isoform X1, with amino-acid sequence MASSSSESQARTVCLTCGDKGDEGLLIYCINCQDSAAHFYCLDDFSSTDDQSGWKCWDCAPRIYKVDSFRKSERISMRIDRAIDVRMKLEKKLYSRSSLAGRKFVATNHGMVETPQLSGDSSSPVLCMKNSSDSNDGNIELRDYDRLKERFDKVEAESFPFTSNIHDSGFSSPKRINYGMTETAQLEDDSSTLIDRITNVHSFAELPRNEELRNRRRRRRLMIDDSCSSEEDNPINVKESSLAFQGYVGPLNTSNRKRRLMIDHSSCSEEDCTISVEESSVASQEHVGPLNTSNGQLSSQPHRQLFARSLMNPIWRGSFSITREKNQTNLGILAHLSRKACSKVSDMAIMLPPELVAEVLAKRRVWPKSFQNVPPTDGSIDLFFFPEYERDERVYDGLLDDMIEGDNALKVMMKDLELLIFSSRELPLEHWRFQQKYYLWGVFQKVHSSLPVNNSSNETITPSKQSNQSGYSSPSHNKPKPDPTFQICHHPSSTSGCPFPNTQYTAFLNTSRSSSEDSSISSTSISVAEKTASS; translated from the exons ATGGCGTCGTCCTCAAGCGAATCTCAGGCG AGGACTGTATGTTTAACTTGTGGTGACAAAGGAGATGAAGGGCTTCTTATCTACTGTATCAACTGCCAAGATTCTGCAGCACACTT CTATTGCCTCGATGATTTCTCCTCAACTGATGACCAGTCTGGTTGGAAATGTTGGGATTGTGCACCCAGAATATACAAGGTTGATTCATTCAGAAAAAGTGAAAGAATAAGTATGAGGATAGATAGAGCTATTGATGTTCGGATGAAATTGGAGAAGAAACTGTATTCAAGGAGTTCACTTGCAGGAAGGAAATTTGTTGCAACAAATCATGGAATGGTGGAAACACCTCAGCTGTCGGGAGATAGTTCTTCACCAGTTCTGTGTATGAAGAACTCGTCTGACAGCAATGATGGGAATATTGAACTTAGGGACTATGATAGGCTTAAAGAAAGGTTTGACAAAGTTGAAGCAGAATCCTTTCCATTTACTTCTAACATCCATGATAGTGGTTTTTCTAGTCCAAAGAGGATAAATTATGGAATGACTGAAACTGCTCAATTGGAAGATGATTCTTCAACATTAATTGACAGGATAACGAACGTCCACTCATTTGCTGAACTTCCAAGAAATGAAGAGCTCAGAaacaggaggaggaggaggaggctaatgattgatgacaGCTGCAGTTCTGAGGAAGACAATCCAATTAATGTTAAAGAGTCTTCTCTGGCTTTTCAAGGATATGTTGGTCCACTAAATACGTCAAATAGAAAGAGGAGGCTAATGATTGATCATAGCAGTTGTTCTGAGGAAGATTGTACAATCAGTGTTGAAGAGTCTTCTGTAGCTTCTCAAGAACATGTTGGTCCACTTAATACATCTAACGGTCAGCTCTCATCACAACCTCACCGCCAATTGTTTGCACGGTCATTAATGAATCCAATTTGGCG AGGTTCCTTTAGCATTACACGGGAAAAAAATCAGACCAATCTTGGTATCTTAGCCCACTTGTCAAGGAAAGCTTGCTCGAAGGTCTCTGACATGGCAATTATGCTGCCTCCAGAGCTTGTAGCAGAAGTTCTAGCCAAACGCCGCGTGTGGCCAAAGAGTTTCCAGAATGTGCCACCAACAGATGGTAGTATTGATTTGTTCTTCTTTCCGGAGTATGAAAG GGATGAGAGAGTTTACGATGGCCTTCTTGATGACATGATTGAAGGTGATAATGCTTTGAAGGTCATGATGAAGGATTTGGAACTTTTGATCTTTTCCTCTCGTGAATTGCCACTAGAGCACTGGA GATTCCAGCAGAAATATTATTTATGGGGTGTCTTCCAGAAAGTGCATAGTTCTCTTCCTGTTAACAATAGCAGCAATGAGACTATAACGCCTTCCAAACAAAGCAACCAATCTGGATATAGTTCTCCTAGTCATAATAAACCTAAGCCTGATCCGACCTTTCAAATTTGCCACCACCCTTCTAGTACAAGTGGCTGTCCCTTCCCTAATACGCAGTATACTGCTTTCCTTAACACAAGTAGAAGTTCCTCAGAAGATTCTTCAATATCTTCCACTAGTATTAGCGTAGCAGAGAAAACAGCCAGCAGTTGA
- the LOC113778353 gene encoding uncharacterized protein LOC113778353 isoform X2: MRIDRAIDVRMKLEKKLYSRSSLAGRKFVATNHGMVETPQLSGDSSSPVLCMKNSSDSNDGNIELRDYDRLKERFDKVEAESFPFTSNIHDSGFSSPKRINYGMTETAQLEDDSSTLIDRITNVHSFAELPRNEELRNRRRRRRLMIDDSCSSEEDNPINVKESSLAFQGYVGPLNTSNRKRRLMIDHSSCSEEDCTISVEESSVASQEHVGPLNTSNGQLSSQPHRQLFARSLMNPIWRGSFSITREKNQTNLGILAHLSRKACSKVSDMAIMLPPELVAEVLAKRRVWPKSFQNVPPTDGSIDLFFFPEYERDERVYDGLLDDMIEGDNALKVMMKDLELLIFSSRELPLEHWRFQQKYYLWGVFQKVHSSLPVNNSSNETITPSKQSNQSGYSSPSHNKPKPDPTFQICHHPSSTSGCPFPNTQYTAFLNTSRSSSEDSSISSTSISVAEKTASS, from the exons ATGAGGATAGATAGAGCTATTGATGTTCGGATGAAATTGGAGAAGAAACTGTATTCAAGGAGTTCACTTGCAGGAAGGAAATTTGTTGCAACAAATCATGGAATGGTGGAAACACCTCAGCTGTCGGGAGATAGTTCTTCACCAGTTCTGTGTATGAAGAACTCGTCTGACAGCAATGATGGGAATATTGAACTTAGGGACTATGATAGGCTTAAAGAAAGGTTTGACAAAGTTGAAGCAGAATCCTTTCCATTTACTTCTAACATCCATGATAGTGGTTTTTCTAGTCCAAAGAGGATAAATTATGGAATGACTGAAACTGCTCAATTGGAAGATGATTCTTCAACATTAATTGACAGGATAACGAACGTCCACTCATTTGCTGAACTTCCAAGAAATGAAGAGCTCAGAaacaggaggaggaggaggaggctaatgattgatgacaGCTGCAGTTCTGAGGAAGACAATCCAATTAATGTTAAAGAGTCTTCTCTGGCTTTTCAAGGATATGTTGGTCCACTAAATACGTCAAATAGAAAGAGGAGGCTAATGATTGATCATAGCAGTTGTTCTGAGGAAGATTGTACAATCAGTGTTGAAGAGTCTTCTGTAGCTTCTCAAGAACATGTTGGTCCACTTAATACATCTAACGGTCAGCTCTCATCACAACCTCACCGCCAATTGTTTGCACGGTCATTAATGAATCCAATTTGGCG AGGTTCCTTTAGCATTACACGGGAAAAAAATCAGACCAATCTTGGTATCTTAGCCCACTTGTCAAGGAAAGCTTGCTCGAAGGTCTCTGACATGGCAATTATGCTGCCTCCAGAGCTTGTAGCAGAAGTTCTAGCCAAACGCCGCGTGTGGCCAAAGAGTTTCCAGAATGTGCCACCAACAGATGGTAGTATTGATTTGTTCTTCTTTCCGGAGTATGAAAG GGATGAGAGAGTTTACGATGGCCTTCTTGATGACATGATTGAAGGTGATAATGCTTTGAAGGTCATGATGAAGGATTTGGAACTTTTGATCTTTTCCTCTCGTGAATTGCCACTAGAGCACTGGA GATTCCAGCAGAAATATTATTTATGGGGTGTCTTCCAGAAAGTGCATAGTTCTCTTCCTGTTAACAATAGCAGCAATGAGACTATAACGCCTTCCAAACAAAGCAACCAATCTGGATATAGTTCTCCTAGTCATAATAAACCTAAGCCTGATCCGACCTTTCAAATTTGCCACCACCCTTCTAGTACAAGTGGCTGTCCCTTCCCTAATACGCAGTATACTGCTTTCCTTAACACAAGTAGAAGTTCCTCAGAAGATTCTTCAATATCTTCCACTAGTATTAGCGTAGCAGAGAAAACAGCCAGCAGTTGA
- the LOC113776919 gene encoding cactin-like — protein sequence MERRMERLGQSQQCSTTPSASDDECHKMRIADYLARKVEKKRAKVAREMRSKYSVDGSSKRFGDSHINEVFVWRKKIERDVMEGRIEGNMLSSKAERKRQIERFGEVEKLKKRREERDIAKRKREEEMALLARERARSEVQEWEKKEEVFFLAQRKIRTEKRFCEGRPKPIDILIRLLDSCSNDDDLEKDKNAEPSMVDFEGLNVEELEKLREEIKLQLCLDRKTKMHVEYWETVLVVCEDALDHARVCGGRGIHRSIEADVERFLEGKSYNQLEDIESHIESNMRSGNAQEVEFWEAVLKRLCVFKAKARLKSIHAKVLHDRGHIQQNKKPLEVGDRSTDRQSSSELDEEALGSYPPELMIYDDDDENGEAIDTKYFTRKPKYFNLVHTGYRWNKYNQTHYDHDNPPPKMVVGYKFNIFYPDLLDNKARAPTYLIEKDADGNDTCILRFRAGPPYQDIAFRIANKEWEYSRKKGFKCNFEGGILRLYFNIKSYSYRR from the exons ATGGAGAGGCGAATGGAGAGGCTTGGCCAATCACAACAGTGCTCCACCACCCCTTCTGCTTCTGATGATGAGTGCCATAAGATGAGAATTGCTGACTATTTGGCGAGAAAGGTCGagaaaaaaagagcaaaagttgCAAGAGAAATGAGATCAAAGTATTCTGTTGATGGTTCAAGCAAGCGTTTTGGAGATTCTCATATCAATGAAGTATTTGTTTGGAGGAAAAAGATTGAACGGGATGTGATGGAAGGGCGAATAGAGGGTAACATGTTATCATCAAAGGCAGAGAGGAAAAGGCAGATAGAAAGGTTTGGTGAAGTGGAGAAGTTAAAGAAGAGGAGGGAAGAAAGGGATATTGCCAAAAGGAAACGTGAGGAAGAGATGGCTTTGTTAGCTCGGGAGCGTGCTCGATCCGAGGTCCAGGAATGGGAGAAGAAGGAAGAAGTATTTTTTTTAGCCCAAAGGAAGATTAGGACAGAAAAACGGTTTTGCGAGGGCCGTCCAAAGCCAATCGATATATTGATTAG GCTTCTTGATTCATGCTCAAATGATGACGATTTGGAGAAGGATAAAAATGCAGAACCTAGCATGGTGGATTTTGAGGGTCTCAATGTAGAAGAGTTGGAAAAACTTCGCGAGGAGATAAAGTTGCAACTTTGCTTGGAcaggaaaacaaaaatgcatGTGGAGTATTGGGAGACAGTTTTGGTTGTTTGTGAGGATGCCTTGGATCATGCTAGAGTTTGTGGAGGGAGGGGAATTCATAGGAGTATTGAAGCAGATGTAGAAAGGTTTCTTGAAGGAAAATCATACAACCAATTGGAAGATATAGAGTCCCATATTGAGTCTAATATGAGGTCTGGCAATGCTCAGGAAGTTGAATTTTGGGAAGCTGTTCTGAAGAGGCTCTGTGTATTCAAGGCTAAGGCTCGTCTCAAAAGTATCCATGCCAAGGTGCTGCATGATCGAGGACATATCCAGCAGAATAAGAAACCGTTGGAGGTTGGTGATCGTAGTACTGATAGACAAAGTAGTTCAGAGCTTGATGAGGAGGCTTTAGGATCATATCCACCAGAGTTGATGATTtacgatgatgatgatgaaaatGGGGAAGCAATTGATACCAAGTACTTCACAAGAAAGCCAAAGTATTTCAATCTTGTTCATACTGGCTACCGATGGAACAAGTACAATCAAACTCACTACGACCATGATAATCCTCCGCCGAAGATGGTGGTGGGATACAAGTTCAACATTTTCTATCCAGATCTTCTTGATAATAAAGCAAGAGCTCCTACTTATTTGATTGAGAAGGATGCAGATGGTAATGACACTTGCATATTAAGGTTTCGTGCAGGGCCACCTTATCAAGACATAGCATTTAGGATAGCTAATAAAGAGTGGGAGTATTCACGAAAAAAGGGGTTTAAGTGCAACTTTGAAGGTGGCATACTTCGTTTGTACTTTAACATAAAAAGTTATAGCTATCGCAGGTGA
- the LOC113777852 gene encoding uncharacterized protein LOC113777852 has translation MSIFSTSLSRSIASFSAISSSPSLCFLKSHYQNYHNFGFQGCSQSLVISCCSSELGSSSEPINIRQPQVTSMASFTMTLNENGTPQSSYKWRRVLLKVSGEALAGDQEQNIDPKVTMAIAREVASVTRLGIEVAIVVGGGNIFRGSSWAGSSGLDRSSADYIGMLATVMNAIFLQATMESIGIPTRVQTAFRMSEVAEPYIRRRAVRHLEKGRVVIFAAGTGNPFFTTDTAAALRCAEINAEVVLKATNVDGVFDDDPRQNPNARLLDTLTYHEVTSKELSVMDMTAITLCQENNIPVVVFNLNKPDNISKAIRGESVGTLIGGTRDSANSRT, from the exons ATGTCTATTTTCTCAACCTCTTTAAGCCGTTCCATTGCTTCTTTCAGTGCCATTTCTTCTTCACCTTCTCTCTGTTTCTTGAAATCCCATTACCAAAATTACCATAATTTTGGTTTTCAAGGCTGTTCTCAATCTTTAGTTATCAGCTGTTGCTCCTCTGAACTGGGCTCCTCCTCTGAACCTATCAATATTAG GCAACCTCAAGTAACTTCTATGGCTTCTTTTACGATGACACTGAATGAAAATGGTACTCCACAATCATCATATAAATGGCGTAGGGTCTTGCTTAAAGTAAGTGGGGAAGCACTTGCTGGAGATCAAGAACAAAATATTGACCCGAAG GTCACTATggcaattgcaagggaggttgCATCAGTTACCCGACTTGGCATCGAG GTTGCAATAGTTGTTGGTGGAGGAAATATTTTTCGTGGATCATCTTGGGCAGGAAGTAGTGGTCTTGACCGTTCTTCAGCTGATTACATTGG GATGTTGGCAACTGTAATGAATGCTATATTTTTGCAAGCAACAATGGAAAGTATCGGGATCCCGACAAGAGTCCAGACTGCCTTTCGTATGTCAGAAGTTGCCGAACCATACATACGCAGAAGGGCTGTCCGCCATCTAGAGAAAGGAAGGGTGGTAATTTTTGCAGCTGGAACAGGAAATCCCTTCTTCACTACAGACACTGCAGCTGCCTTAAGGTGTGCTGAGA TAAATGCCGAGGTTGTGCTGAAAGCTACAAATGTCGATGGGGTTTTTGATGATGATCCTAGGCAAAATCCCAATGCTCGTCTTTTGGATACCCTGACATATCACGAGGTAACGTCAAAGGAACTTTCAGTTATGGATATGACAGCCATTACCCTGTGCCAAGAAAACAACATTCCTG TTGTCGTCTTCAATCTCAACAAACCGGATAACATATCAAAAGCCATTCGGGGAGAAAGCGTGGGTACATTGATTGGTGGCACACGCGATTCAGCCAATTCTAGGACTTGA